AATACCTGAGCTGGGCTGATATAAAGCTTGGGACCCATTAAGCTGAACCAACcagaatttaattatttatataaacaCAAAAGCTCAACAAGATAAGGTTTTATTTTTCATACCAAATCGATCCAACATATTTTAATCTAGCCAGACGGCAAATATTGAGTTCTAAAGGCATGTGGGTGTCGTGGACCAGAAATCATGCCTCTTTTCATTCATAAATTCACGATTTGTTGCTGCAATTCTCAACACACTATCTTCAACGCAATCAATACATCCTctattttggttttttattttttatttaatattgataGTAGAAATAATATACGAGGAATGCCTTGGCTAAGGAGCAAATCTCTAGTCACCATTAATCATAAAAagataaaagttaaaaaatactttattGTTAATTTAGTTCAgttaatattattttgatttagtAATTATGTTTCATATTAATCTTATAATTCATTAAGATTGATTATTTCAAAGTTCATGATTACTCTTTTTAATAATGCTATTTCTAGTTAgagtttatattattttaaaggataaattataaaattagtcacttttgtttacttcagattacgttttagtcatttgCATTATTGTTTTATTACGAAGTGGTCACTTTGCTGTTAAGTTTCGTTACCTCTCTAACGGTTGTCTTACGTGGCATTTCAAATTAGTTTTAAATGTCAACTTGGATGTTTAGCTGAGATGAGAATAGGTttttaatccttttttttttatgaaaataaaatacaaatttttgtcctaaaattcaattttatcttgtttaaaaagaagcaataactgggttttacaaaattaccataaAGATATAGGACCAAAGTAGTGAAGAAGACGTTGAACCCAAGTTGGGGTGAGGAATTCATTTTCAAAATAGAAAGTTGGAGAAAATTTTCCAAAACCCAGCTATTGCTTTTTTTCAAATAGGAGAAAATTAAGTTTTAGGGTAAAGTTTTGTATTCTatgttcataaaaaaattaaaatatattctcCTCCAAGTTGCACATCCAAGTtgacatttaaaactcatttagaTTGCCACCGAAGGATTGCCGTTAGAGAGGTGATGGAGCTTAACAGCAGAGTGACCCTTTCGTAACaaaaacgataacgtaagtgattaaaacgtaacatttcaaatataagtgactaaaatataatctgagacaaataaaatgaatattttatagtttaccctattTTAAATGTATCTATTaatttgaaattgataattaattttattgcatatttgataattattaatatatgattTGTCTCAGAGATTTCGATTGGATGTATAAAATAATCTATTAAAATAttggattaaaatttttatttgaaaaagtgagaaattaaactcAACTTATATTTACCTAAATTCATTTTTAAgcattaaaatttttgtttaaattttttaaatttcaagtaAACCTTTATATTTAAATgaataatttaatatttgaacATGTTAATAGAATTAgtttgaaaataatataaaagtaaaCTAATTTTCAAGTAAAAACCAATTACTtggatttaattatttattaatgctttaataaatttaattaattcagttaatgaaaaattaattaaaatatgaaccCAGCATATAAATAAATTCATTTTATATTGTCACAAGGAAAGACTGCTTAATCCTACACGTATTCTCGTTATTGTCTTCTTCTAGCCGTAATTTCCAAAAGTTTTTTGATAGATAATTtccaaattttgattttaaaaaaaaatagaaatttgtgaaaaaaaagaaatCACAGCGTCGTATTGTCGGTCATTTTCTCCGATGGAATCCCAAAGCTCCAACGAAGAGGATCAGTTCTTCGACGCATTTGACGACTTCCCCTTTTACGATTGCCTTACCTTTGACCAATCAGATCCTTCCACGTCTCACTTACCGTCTACTCTCCGCCGGCGAGCCTTATCTCGCCGGGGAATCTCCTCCAAGGAATCCGGAGGAGAGTCCCTTCCAGAAACTTCCACTCTCGAAGACCACTCCAGAACCAGTTCTAGAGAGCCAAGGTACAATCTCTTCCGCGATTTGAAGCCAAGCGACAGCACTTTGGTGGTAACCGAGTCGCCTCGAGATGGAGTTAACCCGATCCGTGTCTCAGAAGAGAACGCCGGCGTTGAATCCACTGTCACCACCGCAGAAAATGATGAATCACTTGACCAAGCCCGTTACTCCGCAGACTCGAGCGCCGAACTCAGTGAGTCGCTACATTCCTCTTCGAGTTTGCTACTGTTTATAGCTGGTTTAGTGATAAAGGCAATTGGGTTTCAGTTAAATTTGCTGATTAGCTCCATTACCTTACCTCTGTCAGGTATAAGTAGCTTCTACATGTTTGTTATTGATCCTTTTCAAGCTTTGAGTCATGGTAGAGCTTATGTAATCACAAAGTTGTCAAATTTATGGAATTCAATTTGTGGGTATTTCAGTCCTATGATGAATGATTGCTTGAACTACCATAAATCTATATGGAACCTCTTGTTCCGATTCGGCTGGGGAACGTTCTGGGCTACATATGTAGGCTGTGCTTTATGTGGGTTATTGTTTACTTCACTTGCTACTAGTGGGATTTTGATGAGGTATTTGGTGGATGAACCATTGGAGATAAAGGAAATGTTGAACTTTGATTATAGTAAGAGTAGTCCGGTTGCATATGTTCCGATTGTGTCTTGTGCCGCCATTGGTTGTGGTGCAAAATGTATGGAGAAGATAAATGTTGGGAATAATGTGGGTTCTCGAGTCATACCGATGGATCACAAATTGAAGGTTACTGTGTCTTTGACATTGCCGGAGTCAGAGTACAACAGATATCTTGGGATGTTCCAGGTATTTGTTTGATTTATGGAATGCCGAGGTTGCTatcattttaatgttattttacttCTGATCATTTATGTTTACATTTTATATCTAGAAACTGATTTTATGGTTTAATTTGTCTTCTCGTGGCACTCGGAGTGACTGTTGATCTTAATCATCGAGTGAATAGGTTATTATTTCCATGAGCCACTTACCTCTTCAGCTGGGGAAAATGTATAGCCAGTATATTTGCGTGAAATGATAGTATTGCTAACGTCATGATTCAGGGAATATTGGAGTTTGCTGCTTCTTATACTAGCATGTCTAATAGGTTAGTGTCAGCCTGATACCATAAGAGAGTTCTAGAATAAGTTGGGTCATCTTCCAGTGATTTATCCATTGCGTCTAAGCCACTTGAACTAAGAGTCATAGACCACTTTCCTCTGCTCCACAACATTTCTATCACATATCTACTAAATTATGTACTATAGCAATTGTGGTTGGTGATAATTT
The Gossypium arboreum isolate Shixiya-1 chromosome 10, ASM2569848v2, whole genome shotgun sequence genome window above contains:
- the LOC108487173 gene encoding seipin-2, producing MESQSSNEEDQFFDAFDDFPFYDCLTFDQSDPSTSHLPSTLRRRALSRRGISSKESGGESLPETSTLEDHSRTSSREPRYNLFRDLKPSDSTLVVTESPRDGVNPIRVSEENAGVESTVTTAENDESLDQARYSADSSAELSESLHSSSSLLLFIAGLVIKAIGFQLNLLISSITLPLSGISSFYMFVIDPFQALSHGRAYVITKLSNLWNSICGYFSPMMNDCLNYHKSIWNLLFRFGWGTFWATYVGCALCGLLFTSLATSGILMRYLVDEPLEIKEMLNFDYSKSSPVAYVPIVSCAAIGCGAKCMEKINVGNNVGSRVIPMDHKLKVTVSLTLPESEYNRYLGMFQVRVDFLSVNGETLASSSRHCMLKFRSEPIRFLLTVFKIVPLITGYSSETQILNLKIRGLHEGTVPTACLRVVLEQRAEFRSGAGIPELYDASLILDSELPFFKRMIWYWRRTIFIWLSMTLFTTEVLFTLVCCRPLLIPRTRMRDGSTRNMSTQNSRHPQI